A region from the Arvicola amphibius chromosome 12, mArvAmp1.2, whole genome shotgun sequence genome encodes:
- the Fmo1 gene encoding dimethylaniline monooxygenase [N-oxide-forming] 1 — MVKRVAIVGAGVSGLASIKCCLEEGLEPTCFERSDGLGGLWRFTEHVEEGRASLYKSVVSNSSKEMSCYSDFPFPDDYPNFVPNSLFLEYLKLYANRFNLLKCIQFKTKVCSVTKCPDFATSGQWEVVTLHEGKQSSAIFDAVMVCTGFLTNPHLPLDSFPGLKNFKGQYFHSRQYKHPDIFKDKRVLVVGMGNSGTDIAVEASHLAKKVFLSTTGGAWVISRVFDSGYPWDMIFMTRFQNMFRNFLPTPIVSWLISKKMNSWFNHVNYGVAPKDRTQLREPVLNDELPGRIITGKVLIKPSIKEVKENSVMFNNTPEEEPIDIIVFATGYTFAFPFLDESVVKVEDGQASLYKYILPAHLPKPTLAVIGLIKPLGSMIPTGETQARWVVQVLKGAATVPPPSVMMAEVNERKKNKHSGFGLCYCKALQSDYIPYIDDLLTSIKAKPDLRAMLLTDPRLALSIFFGPCTPYHFRLTGPGKWEGARNAILTQWDRAIKATKTRIVPESPSPFETVFKLFSFLALLVAFFLVFL; from the exons GAACATGttgaagaaggcagagccagtctTTACAAGTCTGTGGTTTCTAACAGTAGCAAGGAGATGTCAtgttactcagattttccattccCAGACGACTACCCAAACTTTGTGCCAAATTCTCTGTTCCTGGAATATCTCAAGCTGTATGCAAACCGGTTCAACCTTCTGAAATGCATTCAGTTCAAG ACCAAAGTATGCAGTGTAACAAAATGCCCAGATTTTGCTACCTCTGGACAATGGGAAGTGGTCACTCTCCATGAAGGGAAGCAAAGCTCAGCTATATTTGATGCTGTCATGGTCTGCACTGGTTTTCTAACTAATCCTCACTTGCCGCTGGATTCCTTTCCAG gtctaaaaaattttaaaggacagTACTTCCACAGCCGACAGTATAAACATCCGGACATATTTAAGGACAAGCGAGTCCTTGTGGTCGGAATGGGAAATTCTGGCACAGATATTGCTGTGGAGGCCAGCCATTTAGCAAAAAAG GTGTTCCTCAGCACCACCGGAGGGGCATGGGTGATCAGCCGTGTCTTTGATTCAGGTTACCCGTGGGACATGATATTCATGACACGATTTCAGAACATGTTCAGAAATTTTCTCCCAACTCCAATTGTGAGTTGGTTGATATCAAAAAAGATGAACAGCTGGTTCAACCATGTGAATTACGGTGTGGCTCCCAAAGACAG GACTCAGCTGAGAGAGCCTGTGCTAAATGATGAGCTTCCAGGCCGTATCATCACTGGGAAAGTGTTGATCAAGCCAAGTATCAAGGAGGTGAAGGAAAACTCTGTCATGTTTAACAACACCCCAGAGGAAGAGCCTATCGATATCATCGTCTTTGCCACTGGATACACCTTTGCTTTCCCCTTCCTCGACGAATCTGTAGTGAAAGTTGAGGATGGCCAAGCATCACTGTACAAGTACATCTTGCCTGCACATTTGCCCAAACCAACTCTGGCTGTGATTGGCCTCATCAAACCCCTGGGCTCCATGATACCCACAGGAGAAACACAAGCTCGATGGGTTGTTCAGGTCCTAAAAG GTGCGGCCACAGTACCACCCCCAAGTGTCATGATGGCAGAAgttaatgaaaggaagaaaaacaagcacAGCGG GTTTGGTTTGTGCTATTGCAAGGCTTTGCAATCAGACTATATACCATACATTGATGACCTCCTGACCTCTATCAAGGCAAAACCGGATCTGCGGGCCATGCTCCTGACCGACCCACGCCTGGCTTTGAGCATCTTCTTTGGCCCATGCACACCATATCATTTCCGCCTGACTGGTCCAGGAAAATGGGAAGGAGCCAGAAATGCCATCTTGACCCAGTGGGACAGGGCGATAAAAGCCACCAAAACTCGAATTGTACCAGAGTCCCCATCTCCCTTTGAAACTGTGTTCAAACTCTTTAGTTTTCTGGCCTTGCTTGTggcttttttcttggttttcctatAA